The Takifugu rubripes chromosome 3, fTakRub1.2, whole genome shotgun sequence genome contains a region encoding:
- the LOC101062164 gene encoding immunoglobulin-like and fibronectin type III domain-containing protein 1 translates to MWKKPGRIKSFSIVHQYIQHFNEVSGNKSAVLRKRSRLPGVVITQFVTSIPEGQSTPDFQCKPAPATVEEGETAVFRVRVKGDPKPDVSWKRTKGAISENETFQTTYNESTGEHVLKIRRVSAAEEDTYKCFVVNKYGRAVCSAKLTVAGASTDPVDFRKLLRKSAAAKAEEEQTRPTDGRTEKAFWDAMLNADSRDYKHICAQFGVEDTDLIVMKVEAKKRESEQNKCLDGVIPYNEEKTATLNQINAGRSAGLMSQTGESTAETERFQMNGDSDGHDGSFLPECKLSNVEFVVKIEEVKAQESEEALFECVLTHPVSNITWMGNGSVIQDGAKYSVNVSDHQLIHRLMVRDCQQEDRGIYSAVVGKRTCSAWLLVEAERDPASAGEKAARKASVAGGARVDLEKAAQQQQIKLQEQMERILTSVKATHEKKHGKRSDDSQRKPEVTTSNGTGPEHQAHMGSAQTMLNKGTAPSMPDHDGEDIPGEKISSGSGQNKVMADGSEISARSVSNAISPGSATAPTVRENKVFTGSSEGNQDPALSTDGKKVPTGSVSRNNICSGSLVNNGVSAGHAGGNKDCAAPDDDRKDPTGSADGEKDKCQRQSRKVREKQAAMDANECDEASNFDGDEKDEKVLPAETLDSVNEKESGEKTSRTPARGQSQEEVDEDEETESAAGSIRRKRQGPLTEDTVIDPGVHFICGLSDVDAVVNEAAELMCKLSSEDCEGVWFKEGRKIPPDDQFCIIREGAVHKLIITKCKEEHSGKYRFVADGRKTEAMINVKDPPRFRPEDVCVFTEPVKVRAGQNAMFKMPFIGQEPIRIQWYREGEELLGDNNVKVEKCRSQSRLLLSRCQRKDTGEIKIKLKNQHGVTEAISQLIVLDKPTPPLGPAETTESSATCVEFKWRPPKDDGGSPVTHYLMERQQVGRNTWKKLGEIPGVPRHRDTDVEHGRKYCYRIWAVTAEGTSEMMETDEMQAGTLAFPGPPAPPAVVSAFDDCINIAWEAPSNRGGSRILGYLVEKRKKGSNLWSTINATDDLIKEKKCAVRDVVSGMEYEFRVTAVNLSGVGECSSPSEFVFARDPKKPPGKVVGLKVSETSYTHFVLTWTKPEEKPGIQDEAKGYFIDVRQADCIEWSRCNTSPLITTSFSVRGLKHMDMYWARVTATNDGGDGPPEELQKYITAMPRPVRPKFTNHKMKSFMVVKAGNSVRIMMHFEASPLPDIMWLKDNVPVTKRVTISNSDSSSQLLIPSSERSDSGVYSVLVKNLAGQETFSIEVRVTDDPRPPGPIEVEENVPGTVTLTWLPSPDEKLDDRLHYTVSKLDSTKGTWATVADRLFNNRFTVCNTMHGRVYHFRVYAKNDMGISPPSESPTWGTEKKKERFALSTPAHRDRDMQCPPVFIVPLKLHNAPKGYECYMSCAVTGNPKPRITWYRNHVSLNTDTNYYISNTCGVCSLLILRVGPKDMGEYTITAESTQGRAECSTVLSVRE, encoded by the exons ATGTGGAAAAAGCCGGGCAGAATTAAAA GTTTCTCCATTGTTCATCAGTACATTCAGCATTTCAACGAGGTGTCTGGCAACAAGTCAG CCGTGCTGAGGAAGAGATCCAGACTTCCTGGAGTCGTCATCACACAGTTTGTAACCAGCATACCTGAGGGCCAAAGCACCCCAGACTTCCAGTGTAAACCAGCCCCGGCAACTGTTGAGGAAG GGGAAACGGCGGTTTTCCgggtcagggtcaaaggtgatcCAAAACCAGATGTGTCATGGAAGAGAACAAAAGGAGCCATCTCAGAGAATGAAACATTTCAGACCACCTACAACGAATCCACAGGAGAGCATGTACTCAAG ATTCGCAGAGTCTCGGCAGCAGAAGAGGACACGTACAAGTGTTTTGTGGTGAACAAATACGGCCGAGCTGTCTGCTCAGCAAAATTAACAGTGGCTGGAG CTTCAACAGATCCCGTCGACTTCAGAAAACTGCTGAGGAAAAG CGCCGCCGCCAAAGCGGAGGAAGAGCAGACAAGACCGACAGATGGGAGGACGGAAAAAGCATTCTGGGACGCCATGCTGAACGCCGACAGCAGAGACTACAAACACATCTGTGCCCAATTTGGTGTTGAAGACACAGATTTGATCGTCATGAAAGTTGAAGCAAAGAAAAGGGAGAGCGAGCAAAATAAGTGTCTG GATGGCGTGATTCCCTACAATGAAGAGAAAACAGCAACACTCAACCAGATAAACGCTGGGAGGAGCGCAGGTCTGATGAGTCAAACTGGGGAGAGCACGGCGGAGACGGAGCGCTTTCAGATGAACGGTGACAGTGATGGTCATGACGGTAGCTTCCTCCCAGAGTGTAAAT TGTCCAATGTGGAATTTGTTGTAAAAATCGAGGAGGTCAAAGCGCAGGAAAGCGAAGAGGCCCTCTTTGAGTGTGTGCTCACACACCCGGTGTCCAACATCACGTGGATGGGTAATGGCAGCGTCATCCAGGATGGAGCAAAATACAGCGTGAACGTGTCCGACCACCAGCTGATCCACAGGCTGATGGTCAGGGACTGccagcaggaggacagagggatcTACTCAGCTGTGGTGGGGAAGAGAACCTGCAGCGCCTGGCTGCTGGTGGAAG CCGAGCGCGACCCTGCGTCAGCGGGCGAGAAGGCGGCTCGTAAAGCATCCGTGGCTGGTGGAGCACGCGTTGACCTGGAGaaggcagcgcagcagcagcaaataaaaCTCCAAGAGCAGATGGAGAGGATTCTAACATCTGTCAAGGCCACGCATGAAAAGAAACACGGCAAGAGAAGCGACGACAGTCAGAGAAAGCCCGAGGTGACCACAAGCAATGGAACCGGTCCTGAGCACCAGGCACACATGGGATCTGCTCAGACGATGCTGAACAAGGGAACAGCTCCATCTATGCCAG ATCACGATGGAGAAGATATTCCTGGGGAGAAGATCTCCAGTGGATCAG GCCAAAATAAAGTGATGGCGGATGGAAGCGAGATCTCTGCCAGATCTGTGAGCAATGCAATCTCTCCTGGATCTGCTACTGCTCCAACGGTCagggaaaataaagtttttactGGATCCTCTGAGGGAAATCAAGACCCTGCTTTATCTACTGATGGAAAGAAGGTCCCAACTGGATCAGTCAGCAGAAATAACATCTGTAGCGGATCCCTTGTAAATAATGGAGTCTCTGCAGGACACGCTGGTGGAAATAAAGACTGCGCAGCACCTGATGATGACAGGAAAGATCCAACAGGATCTGCCgatggagagaaagacaaaTGCCAAAGACAAAGCAGGAAGGTCAGAGAGAAGCAGGCTGCGATGG ATGCAAATGAATGCGACGAAGCAAGTAACTTTGATGGGGACGAGAAGGATGAGAAGGTACTCCCAGCAGAAACCCTGGATTCAGTAAATGAAAAGGAAAGTGGTGAAAAGACGTCACGGACCCCGGCGAGAG GTCAAAGTCAGGAGGAGGTCGACGAGGATGAAGAGACGGAGAGTGCAGCTGGTTCTATCAGACGTAAAAGACAAGGCCCACTGACGGAAGACACAGTTATCG ATCCGGGGGTTCATTTCATCTGCGGCTTGTCCGATGTGGACGCCGTCGTCAACGAGGCTGCGGAGCTGATGTGTAAGCTCAGCAGCGAGGACTGTGAGGGGGTCTGGTTCAAGGAGGGTCGAAAG ATCCCTCCAGATGACCAGTTCTGCATCATCAGGGAAGGTGCCGTCCACAAACTAATCATAACAAAGTGTAAAGAGGAGCATTCTGGGAAATACCGCTTTGTGGCCGACGGTCGGAAGACAGAGGCAATGATCAATGTCAAAG ATCCACCGAGATTCAGACCCGAAGACGTCTGCGTTTTCACCGAGCCTGTGAAGGTCAGAGCGGGACAAAACGCCATGTTCAAAATGCCCTTTATTGGCCAGGAACCCATTAGGATCCAGTGGtacagagaaggagaggagctgCTCGGTGACAATAACGTGAAGGTGGAGAAGTGTAGGAGTCAAAGCCGACTGCTCCTGAGCAGATGCCAGAGGAAGGACACCGGAGAGATCAAGATAAAGCTGAAGAACCAACACGGCGTCACGGAGGCAATTTCCCAGCTAATTGTACTCG ACAAACCCACTCCACCCCTGGGTCCTGCAGAGACCACCGAGAGCTCCGCCACGTGCGTTGAATTTAAGTGGAGGCCTCCAAAAGATGACGGGGGCTCGCCGGTGACTCACTACCTGATGGAACGACAGCAAGTGGGACGAAATACGTGGAAGAAACTCGGGGAAATTCCAGGCGTGCCCCGCCACCGCGACACGGACGTGGAGCACGGCCGGAAATACTGCTACCGTATCTGGGCCGTGACGGCGGAGGGCACCAGTGAAATGATGGAGACGGACGAAATGCAGGCCGGCACACTGG CTTTTCctggtcctccagctcctccagcggtGGTCAGTGCCTTTGATGACTGTATCAACATTGCTTGGGAAGCACCGAGTAACCGCGGAGGTTCACGTATCCTCGGCTACCTTGTGGAGAAGCGTAAGAAGGGAAGCAATCTCTGGTCCACCATCAATGCTACAGATGACCTCATCAAAG AGAAGAAATGCGCCGTTAGAGATGTTGTGTCTGGGATGGAGTATGAGTTCAGAGTCACTGCTGTGAACCTCTCAGGAGTTGGCGAATGTAGCAGCCCGTCAGAATTTGTTTTCGCTCGAGATCCCAAAA AACCTCCTGGGAAGGTTGTTGGTCTGAAGGTTTCTGAAACTTCCTACACCCACTTTGTCCTGACTTGGACCAAACCCGAGGAGAAACCAGGGATTCAGGACGAGGCAAAGGGATATTTCATTGACGTACGTCAGGCAGACTGCATCGAATGGTCCCGCTGCAACACCAGCCCCCTCATCACAACGTCCTTCAGTGTGAGAGGCCTTAAACACATGGATATGTACTGGGCCAGGGTCACTGCCACCAATGATGGAGGAGACGGTCCCCCCGAGGAGCTGCAGAAATACATTACTGCAATGCCCAGACCTG TGAGGCCAAAGTTCACGAACCACAAAATGAAAAGTTTCATGGTTGTGAAGGCAGGAAACTCTGTTAGGATCATGATGCACTTCGAG GCGTCCCCGCTGCCTGACATCATGTGGCTGAAGGACAACGTTCCAGTGACGAAAAGAGTTACAATCAGCAATTCTGACAGTTCCTCCCAGCTGCTCATCCCTTCCTCCGAGCGATCTGATTCTGGCGTTTACTCCGTTTTAGTAAAAAATCTCGCAGGACAGGAAACTTTCAGTATTGAGGTTCGGGTCACAG ACGATCCAAGGCCACCTGGACCGATAGAAGTTGAGGAAAACGTCCCCGGAACGGTGACCCTCACCTGGCTTCCGTCTCCTGACGAGAAGCTGGATGACCGCCTCCACTACACGGTGTCCAAACTGGACTCCACCAAAGGCACGTGGGCCACGGTGGCCGACAGGCTCTTCAATAACAGGTTCACGGTCTGCAACACCATGCACGGGAGGGTCTATCACTTCAGAGTCTACGCCAAAAATGACATGGGCATCTCCCCACCTTCTGAGTCTCCCACCTGGGGGACGGAGAAAAAGAAAG AGAGGTTTGCGTTGAGCACGCCAGCACACAGGGATCGTGACATGCAGTGTCCACCAGTCTTTATTGTCCCACTGAAGCTTCACAACGCGCCCAAAGGCTATGAGTGCTACATGAGCTGTGCGGTGACAGGCAACCCCAAACCTCGGATCACCTGGTACAGAAATCACGTCAGCTTGAACACAGACACCAACTACTACATCTCCAACACATGTGGGGTGTGTTCCCTGTTGATTCTTCGAGTGGGGCCCAAAGACATGGGCGAGTACACCATCACCGCAGAGAGCACGCAGGGACGGGCCGAGTGCTCCACTGTCCTCAGCGTCAGGG AGTGA
- the LOC101062387 gene encoding actin cytoskeleton-regulatory complex protein PAN1 isoform X1, translated as MTAKHRKSKNNHKHEENFFKNDVVEAEVRTGANSSSVHLVLFLVIVVGGAVGLWFCFQQHQTLSQLTDSVAGMQVKIMKLQAAHEEFRQSGTKQHLSESLETRLNALEESSSLAQKQLGVALATAEQLKSSDLPAQVLLLHTEMKNRLAEMQRATVSLEQLSQLQATLKGKSEEFEGVKSQVDGLAALSSEMSRKVEVLTGSLREAESKLEDGTGHVTALSSTLDAQGALVLSLKEQVEICQGQLEARTHGVATVREALQSEEFKWLQQASMEEQLGSLRQSLQDQISAAHGLTSGLQARLEDIQKQVTQLGDKTTAEPEDLDPVDPPEDLAPPDRPEDLAPPDVPEDLAPLDRPEDLAPPDVPEDLAPPDVPEDLAPPDVPEDLAPLDRPEDLAPPDVPEDLAPPDVPEDLAPLDRPEDLAPPDVPEDLAPPDVPEDLAPPDEPELALPAEEDAAAGTEEEQQASSAEVKEEAPAHDEAQQEVSQMGDVASAEETGDVDSIEMKEGERLAEEAPEEAGVEQELVLEQKRDEMLREEEPQEVAVEEETPAADEEGLGRDEGLTEESHNVMEMHEEVEEVQEQPPPEEYHEEEEEEELNWNDEGQDFPAEWEINGREEADEGQELEGQPLLWSGTVSD; from the exons ATGACTGCCAAGCACcggaaaagcaaaaacaaccacaaacacgAGGAGAACTTTTTCAAGAATGATGTTGTGGAAGCCGAAGTGCGCACCGGTGCAAACTCTTCCTCCGTCCACCTGGTTTTATTCCTGGTTATTGTGGTTGGCGGTGCCGTCGGACTGTGGTTCTGCTTCCAGCAGCACCAAACTTTAAGCCAATTAACAGACAGTGTGGCTGGCATGCAGGTGAAAATAATGAAGCTCCAGGCTGCCCACGAAGAATTCCGACAGTCAGGCACGAAG CAGCACCTCTCAGAGAGTCTGGAGACCCGCCTGAATGCCCTGGAGGAGTCCTCCTCGCTGGCTCAGAAGCAGCTGGGCGTGGCCTTGGCTACAGCCGAGCAGCTCAAGTCGTCCGACCTCCCGGCTCAGGTGCTGTTGCTCCACACCGAGATGAAAAACCGCCTGGCTGAGATGCAACGAGCCACCGTGTCCCTGGAGCAGCTGAGCCAGCTGCAGGCCACGCTGAAAGGGAAGAGCGAGGAGTTTGAGGGGGTCAAAAGTCAGGTGGACGGCCTGGCTGCGCTGAGCTCTGAAATGTCTCGCAAGGTTGAGGTATTGACTGGAAGTCTAAGGGAGGCTGAATCAAAGCTGGAAGATGGAACTGGACACGTGACGGCGCTGAGCAGCACCCTGGATGCACAGGGAGCCCTGGTTCTCAGCCTGAAGGAGCAGGTAGAGATCTGCCAGGGCCAGCTGGAGGCCAGAACACATGGCGTTGCAACGGTTAG AGAAGCACTTCAAAGCGAAGAGTTCAAGTGGCTCCAGCAGGCCAGCATGGAGGAGCAGCTCGGTTCCCTCCGTCAGAGTCTGCAGGACCAGATCTCTGCAGCTCATGGTCTCACCTCTGGACTCCAGGCTCGACTAGAGGACATACAGAAGCAGGTTACCCAG CTGGGGGACAAAACTACTGCTGAGCCTGAGGACCTGGATCCTGTGGATCCTCCTGAGGACCTGGCTCCCCCGGACAGGCCCGAGGACCTGGCTCCCCCGGATGTGCCCGAGGACCTGGCTCCCCTGGACAGGCCCGAGGACCTGGCTCCCCCAGATGTGCCCGAGGACCTGGCTCCCCCGGACGTGCCCGAGGACCTGGCTCCCCCGGATGTGCCCGAGGACCTGGCTCCCCTGGACAGGCCCGAGGACCTGGCTCCCCCAGATGTGCCCGAGGACCTGGCTCCCCCGGATGTGCCCGAGGACCTGGCTCCCCTGGACAGGCCCGAGGACCTGGCTCCCCCAGATGTGCCCGAGGACCTGGCTCCCCCGGACGTGCCCGAGGACCTGGCTCCCCCAGACGAGCCTGAGCTGGCTCTGCCAGCTGAAGAAGACGCAGCTGCAGGGACTGAAGAGGAACAACAAGCTTCATCTGCAGAAGTAAAAGAAGAGGCACCTGCCCATGATGAAGCTCAGCAGGAGGTCTCTCAGATGGGTGATGTCGCTTCTGCAGAGGAAACGGGAGACGTAGATTCAATAGAGATGAAGGAAGGTGAGCGCTTGGCAGAGGAGGCCCCCGAAGAAGCTGGAGTTGAGCAGGAGTTGGTACTGGAACAGAAGAGAGATGAAATGTTAAGAGAGGAAGAACCACAGGAGGTGGCGGTGGAAGAGGAGACACCTGCAGCAGATGAGGAGGGTTTAGGGAGGGATGAAGGCCTGACAGAGGAGAGCCACAATGTCATGGAGATGCATGAAGAGGTGGAAGAAGTCCAGGAGCAGCCACCACCTGAGGAATaccatgaagaggaggaggaggaagagttgaATTGGAATgatgaaggtcaggatttcccaGCTGAATGGGAGATCAACGGTagagaagaagcagatgaaGGACAAGAACTGGAGGGACA ACCCCTGCTCTGGTCAGGAACCGTCTCAGACTAA
- the LOC101062387 gene encoding actin cytoskeleton-regulatory complex protein PAN1 isoform X2 — protein sequence MTAKHRKSKNNHKHEENFFKNDVVEAEVRTGANSSSVHLVLFLVIVVGGAVGLWFCFQQHQTLSQLTDSVAGMQVKIMKLQAAHEEFRQSGTKHLSESLETRLNALEESSSLAQKQLGVALATAEQLKSSDLPAQVLLLHTEMKNRLAEMQRATVSLEQLSQLQATLKGKSEEFEGVKSQVDGLAALSSEMSRKVEVLTGSLREAESKLEDGTGHVTALSSTLDAQGALVLSLKEQVEICQGQLEARTHGVATVREALQSEEFKWLQQASMEEQLGSLRQSLQDQISAAHGLTSGLQARLEDIQKQVTQLGDKTTAEPEDLDPVDPPEDLAPPDRPEDLAPPDVPEDLAPLDRPEDLAPPDVPEDLAPPDVPEDLAPPDVPEDLAPLDRPEDLAPPDVPEDLAPPDVPEDLAPLDRPEDLAPPDVPEDLAPPDVPEDLAPPDEPELALPAEEDAAAGTEEEQQASSAEVKEEAPAHDEAQQEVSQMGDVASAEETGDVDSIEMKEGERLAEEAPEEAGVEQELVLEQKRDEMLREEEPQEVAVEEETPAADEEGLGRDEGLTEESHNVMEMHEEVEEVQEQPPPEEYHEEEEEEELNWNDEGQDFPAEWEINGREEADEGQELEGQPLLWSGTVSD from the exons ATGACTGCCAAGCACcggaaaagcaaaaacaaccacaaacacgAGGAGAACTTTTTCAAGAATGATGTTGTGGAAGCCGAAGTGCGCACCGGTGCAAACTCTTCCTCCGTCCACCTGGTTTTATTCCTGGTTATTGTGGTTGGCGGTGCCGTCGGACTGTGGTTCTGCTTCCAGCAGCACCAAACTTTAAGCCAATTAACAGACAGTGTGGCTGGCATGCAGGTGAAAATAATGAAGCTCCAGGCTGCCCACGAAGAATTCCGACAGTCAGGCACGAAG CACCTCTCAGAGAGTCTGGAGACCCGCCTGAATGCCCTGGAGGAGTCCTCCTCGCTGGCTCAGAAGCAGCTGGGCGTGGCCTTGGCTACAGCCGAGCAGCTCAAGTCGTCCGACCTCCCGGCTCAGGTGCTGTTGCTCCACACCGAGATGAAAAACCGCCTGGCTGAGATGCAACGAGCCACCGTGTCCCTGGAGCAGCTGAGCCAGCTGCAGGCCACGCTGAAAGGGAAGAGCGAGGAGTTTGAGGGGGTCAAAAGTCAGGTGGACGGCCTGGCTGCGCTGAGCTCTGAAATGTCTCGCAAGGTTGAGGTATTGACTGGAAGTCTAAGGGAGGCTGAATCAAAGCTGGAAGATGGAACTGGACACGTGACGGCGCTGAGCAGCACCCTGGATGCACAGGGAGCCCTGGTTCTCAGCCTGAAGGAGCAGGTAGAGATCTGCCAGGGCCAGCTGGAGGCCAGAACACATGGCGTTGCAACGGTTAG AGAAGCACTTCAAAGCGAAGAGTTCAAGTGGCTCCAGCAGGCCAGCATGGAGGAGCAGCTCGGTTCCCTCCGTCAGAGTCTGCAGGACCAGATCTCTGCAGCTCATGGTCTCACCTCTGGACTCCAGGCTCGACTAGAGGACATACAGAAGCAGGTTACCCAG CTGGGGGACAAAACTACTGCTGAGCCTGAGGACCTGGATCCTGTGGATCCTCCTGAGGACCTGGCTCCCCCGGACAGGCCCGAGGACCTGGCTCCCCCGGATGTGCCCGAGGACCTGGCTCCCCTGGACAGGCCCGAGGACCTGGCTCCCCCAGATGTGCCCGAGGACCTGGCTCCCCCGGACGTGCCCGAGGACCTGGCTCCCCCGGATGTGCCCGAGGACCTGGCTCCCCTGGACAGGCCCGAGGACCTGGCTCCCCCAGATGTGCCCGAGGACCTGGCTCCCCCGGATGTGCCCGAGGACCTGGCTCCCCTGGACAGGCCCGAGGACCTGGCTCCCCCAGATGTGCCCGAGGACCTGGCTCCCCCGGACGTGCCCGAGGACCTGGCTCCCCCAGACGAGCCTGAGCTGGCTCTGCCAGCTGAAGAAGACGCAGCTGCAGGGACTGAAGAGGAACAACAAGCTTCATCTGCAGAAGTAAAAGAAGAGGCACCTGCCCATGATGAAGCTCAGCAGGAGGTCTCTCAGATGGGTGATGTCGCTTCTGCAGAGGAAACGGGAGACGTAGATTCAATAGAGATGAAGGAAGGTGAGCGCTTGGCAGAGGAGGCCCCCGAAGAAGCTGGAGTTGAGCAGGAGTTGGTACTGGAACAGAAGAGAGATGAAATGTTAAGAGAGGAAGAACCACAGGAGGTGGCGGTGGAAGAGGAGACACCTGCAGCAGATGAGGAGGGTTTAGGGAGGGATGAAGGCCTGACAGAGGAGAGCCACAATGTCATGGAGATGCATGAAGAGGTGGAAGAAGTCCAGGAGCAGCCACCACCTGAGGAATaccatgaagaggaggaggaggaagagttgaATTGGAATgatgaaggtcaggatttcccaGCTGAATGGGAGATCAACGGTagagaagaagcagatgaaGGACAAGAACTGGAGGGACA ACCCCTGCTCTGGTCAGGAACCGTCTCAGACTAA